The following nucleotide sequence is from Solidesulfovibrio carbinolicus.
CAACGGGGCTTGCCCATTTTTGAACGAGCGCCGACTCCGCCCGCAACGCGTAATCCCCTACCCGAAATTCATGACAACAGCCAGAAGTTGTTGTACCCCACGGATAGCGGAGAACCGTCCCCGCAAGGAGGTATCGCCATGAAACGTCTTTTCGTCCCCGCCTTCCTCGTCGGCCTGCTGCTCGTCGCCGCCACGGCAAACGCCCAAACCCAGTTCTACTGCGTCAAACCCGACGGCATGCCCGTCGCCGCCATCGTCATGCCCTACGGAACCAGCCACGACCCCAGCGTCGTGTGCAACGCCGCCGTGCCCCAATGCTACCTGACCTGCGGCGCCGTCATGCAAGTCCAAAACGGCGTCGCCGTCCAACCCAACCTGCCCACCATCCAAGTCACCCAGCAAATGCTCAACTCCCTGGGCAACGGCGCGCCCGAAACCCCGGAATACTGCGCCAAACAATACCAATCCTGCGTCGCCAAATGCCGCGGCGACAAAGCCTGCATCGCCTACTGCCAGTCCGTGCGCTCCGGCTGCGGCACCGGCAATAGACAATAAATAACGCCAGAGCGCTGTCAGGGCGCTGCCAGGGCGCTGCCCTGGACCCGCACGGGCGCTGCCCGTGACCCGGCAGGGTTCCACCCTGCACCCGCCGGGGGGATAATCCCCCCGGACCCCCTAGCTGTCTGTGGCGGGCGGGGGCACCACAAACGGGTGCAGAAAACGCGCCTGCCAGGATGTTTTTGGCCCCCGGCCGTCTGGGAGGAGTCGCAAACGGGCCGAGTGGCGCGGTGCGCGCGGGGAAAAGAGGCGCTGGCGCGCTGGGCGGCTGCGCCGCATGGGGCGTCGGAATGGGCCGCCGATACACCCGGCTTGCGCCGGGAGTTCGGCGACAGCCCATTCCGACGCCCCGGTTCGCCCGGGAAAGGCATGGGGTTGCCTTAGCGGCGTCCCGGCAGCAAACCGGCCCCCGTTTCTCGCGAGTCTTTATTTCGCCGCCGTTGCTTCCCAAAAGTTCTTCCTCTACACATGCGACGCCGGCTTTGGGGCGTCGCCGGCTGGTTGGGGTCGGGATTGGGGCCGATGAGCCAGCCGCGCCAGCGGCGGCAGCATCGGCCCCAATCCCGACCCCAATCTTGGGGCCCTCGCGGTCCGAATCGCCCTCGCCGTCCGCCGCCCCAGGTCGGGGGTCCGGGGGGCTGAGCCCCCCGGCGGGTCACGGGCAGCGCCCGTGCGGGTCCGGGCAGCGCCCGGTGGGTCCAGGGCAAAGCCCTGGCAGGGTCTGGGACAGCGTCCCAGCGGGGTCGGGCAGCGCCCGTACGACTGGGGAAGCGCCCCGGCCAAGGAGACGCGCCATGCAGCGAGCGCCGCTTATTGCGTTGTTGACGGATTTCGGGTTGTCCGACCCGTATGTGGGCCAGATGAAGGCGGTGCTGGCCTGCGCCGCGCCGTGGGCGACGCTGCTTGACGTGAGCCATGGCGTGGCCATGGGCGACGTGGCCCAGGCGTCGTTTTTTCTGGCCGCGACGTTGCCGTGGCTGCCGCCGGGATCGGTTGTGGCGGCGGTGGTTGATCCGGGCGTGGGCACGGCCCGGCGGATCATCGCGGCGGAGCTGGACGGGCGCTTTGTGCTGGCCCCGGACAACGGGCTTTTGACTTTGGCCTTGGCCCGGGCCGAGACCGTGCGCGCGTTTGACGCCACGCCGCATCTGGCTCCGGCCAGCGCCACGTTTCACGGGCGCGACGTGTTCGCGCCGTTGGCGGCCCGGCTGGCGGCGGGCGACGCCGTCGAGCAGCTTGGGCCGCTGTTGCCTCGGGAGGGGTTGGTCGCGCTGCCGGGGCTTTCGGCCGAGCGGCGGGGCGAGGCGGTTTCATCCCGGGTATTGTCCGTCGATGTTTTCGGCAATGTGGTCACGAGCTGCGACGTGGAGCGGTTCGGGGACTTCCGCCTGGCCCGGCTGATCGCGCCCGTGGGCCGGGAGCTGGTCCGGGCGGCGACGTATGGCGAGCTTTCGTCGGGCGCGGTGGGATTTCTGGCCGGCAGCCAGGGCTATCTGGAGCTGGCGGTGCGGGACGGCTCGGCAGCGGCGGCCCTTGGGCTGTCGCGGGGCGATTTTCTGGAATTCTGGTTGCCGGAGGGCGGCGCGTGAGCATGTGGCGGCATTATCTGGCGGCCTTGGGATTTCTGACCCGGCTGGGGCCGGCGGTGCGCGACCCGGACATGGCTGCCTGCGTGCCGTGTTTTCCGCTGGTGGGCGCGACGCTGGGGCTGGTTTTGGCCGTGCCCTTGGCGCTGGGGTTTTTCGGCGGCCATCCTTTGGCCGGGGCGTTTGCTTATGCCGTGGGCAATCTGGCGTTGACGCGCGGTCTGCATCTTGATGGGTTCGCCGACGTGGCCGACGCCTGGGGCAGCTTCACCCGGGGCGAGCGGTTTTTCGCCATTATGAAAGATAGCCGCATCGGGGCCTTTGGCGGCATGGCCATCGCCGTGGCTCTGGTTGGCCAGACGGCTTTGGGGGCCGAGCTTTTGGGCGCGGGCAAGGTCTGGCTCCTGGCCGCCGCGCCGGTGGCCGGGCGAGGGCTGGCCGTGGCGCTCATGGGCTGCTGCCGGGATCTGGGCCGGCCGGGCCTGGGATCGCTGTGCCTGCCGGGCGCGACGAACCGGGTCACGGTTTGTTGCATCGCTTTCGGGCTGGCCGCGCTTTGGGCGGCCGGCGGGCTTTGGGCGGCGGCCTGGGGCGCGGCGCTATGCGGGGTGGTGCTGTGGCGGCTGACCGCGCTTGCCCGGGAGCAGGGCGGCATCAACGGCGATTTTTTGGGCGCGGCCATTGTGGCCGGGGAACTGTGCGCCCTGGCCGGAGGATTGCTCTAAGAATGGCCCGTGTCTTGCAAAGTAGGCGGCCAGACTGACAAAATCCCGGCAGGTGCGATGTGGCCAAGCCTTTTCGATTCAACCTTGAGCGTGTGCTCGACATCCGGGGCCAGTTGGAAGAGCGGGCCAAGATGGAGCTTGGCAAGGCCAGCGCCGCCTGCACGGCCAAGCAGCGCGAAATCGACCGCATCATCAATGAGAAAAACGCCCGCGAGGCGTCCATGTCGCAAAAGGCCGTGGTGACGCCCGAGGAGCTGTGGCTCTGGCAGGCCTACCGCAAACGGCTGGTGGCCGACATCCAGACCGGGCAGGTGAAGCTGGCCGAGCTGGAAGAGGTCCGAGAACGCTGCCGCCGCACCCTGGTGACGCGGTCCAAAGACAAGAAACTTTTGGAAAAACTCAAGTCCAATAAGGCGGAACGCCATGCCCAGCAAGAAAAGCTCGCCGAGCAGAACGAAAACGACGACATGGCGTCCATCCGCTACCAGCCGCCGGTTTACTGACATGGGCGAGAAGTTCGTGGCCGCCTGCGAACGGCTGGCCGGCCGCATCGCCCCCCGGGCCACCAAGGTGCTCGGCGTGTTCGTGATGCTGGCCGCGATCAAGCTCGGCATCCTCGTGTTCATGGGCCTGGACATGCTCCTGCCCGACCCGCCCGCGCCCGTGGTCACGGCCCCGCGCCTGCCTGTCGCGCCCTTGCCCGGCCCCCTGGCCGGCCCGGCTCCGGTCCTAGCCCAGCAAAATCCGCTGCCGCCGGCCACCGTGCCGCCCAGCCCCACGCCGCCGGCACCCACGCCCGGCTCGCCCGACGTCAACGCCCTGCTCAAGCGCCAGGACGAGCTGGACCAGCGCGAACAGTCGCTCAAGACCCTTGAGGCGGAACTGAACAATCGCATGACCAAGCTCAAGGACATGGAAACGAACCTCAAGGCCATGCTTGAGGAAGCCAAGGGCGTTAAGGACCAGAAGCTGAAGCACTTGATCGACGTCTATTCCAACATGAACGCCAAGCAGGCGGCCAAGGTGCTGGAGACCCTGGACAACGCCATCGCGGTCAAAATTCTGGCAGGCATGCGCGGACGCCAGGCCGGCGACGTGCTCAACAACATGGAAGCCAAGAAGGCGGCCGGGCTGACGGAAATGCTCACTTCCATGCAGCTGCCGCCCCAGGCCGAGTAGGCATGGCGCGACTGCGGCTGACCCTGGCCTACGACGGCACGGATTTCGCCGGCTGGCAGATCCAGGCGGCCGGCGGAGGACGCACGGTCCAGGGGTGTCTGGAAGAGGCGTTGGCCACGCTGTGCGGCCGGGCCGTGCGGGTCCACGGGGCCGGGCGCACCGACTCCGGGGTCCACGCCCTGGCCCAGGTGGCCCATGTCGACGTGCCCGAACATCGGGCCGGGCTGCCCTGGGGCAAGGCGCTCACGGCGCTTCTGCCCAAGGACGTGGCCGTGACCGAGGCGCGGCTGGTCGCCCCGGATTTTCATTCCCGCTTTGACGCCACGGGCAAGGAATACCGCTATACGCTGTGGACGCGGCCAGGGCATGTGCTGCCCTGGCGGCGGCCCTACGTCTGGGACGTGGGGCGCTACGGAGCCCTTGACGTGGCGGCCATGGAGGCCTGCGCCGGGCTGTTTGTCGGCGAGCACGATTTCGCCGCCTTCCAGAACGCCGGCACCGACGTTCATTCCACGGTGCGCCGGGTCTGGGACGTGTCGCGTCTGGCCGGGACCGGCCCGGACGAGACGGTCTGGCGGTTTCACGGCGAGGGATTTCTCAAGCAGATGGTGCGCAACCTCATGGGCGCGCTGGTGGCCGTGGGGCGGGGCAAGGCGACGCCCGAGGACGTCGCGGCCTTGCTTGCGGCCGGCGACCGGCGGCGCGCGCCGGGCACGGCCCCTGCCCAGGGGCTTTGCCTGCACGCGGTGGAATATGGCGCGCCCGGCCTGGGTGACAAGCCTGCCGAACCGGCCGGGTCAACGCCCTGAATCCCCACGGCTTCCGCCGCATCGTTTAAAAGGCACGACACAAAACGTAACGGGTCGTGACGATTCCTCGTCACGGCCCGTTCGACGCGCATCAACTATTCCCTCCGGCCGCTTCGGCCCCCCTTGTCCCTGCTGGGGTTTCCAAAGGGGCTCAGCCCCTTTGGCCGCCGGAGCACTCTTCCTCTTTTCTTCTCTTCTCTTCTCTCTCGCCCTTACCGCGAAGCGCGCAGGCCTTCGCGGAGTTGGACCAAGGTCCAGCCGCCTTTTTTGAGGGCTTTGGCGGCCATGGGGCTGACTTCGCCGGCGATGACGAGCTTTTTGATCTTGGCGCCCTTGGCTGTGGCGGCGTCGCCGAGGATGGCGGCGATATCGGCCACACCCGGGGTCCAGGCCAGGTAGTCCAGGGGGAAGGCGGCCAGGATGCCGCCGTTTTGGGTCTCGGCCAGAACGAACTTGCCGGCGGTGATGAAGCTTTTGATGGGGTCGGTGGTTGCGCTTAAGTTGGCGTACAGTTCGGCCATGCGGGTGCGGAAAAAGGCCAGATCGGCGTTGTTGGTGAATAGCGCGAACTTCACGAAGGCCGGCCGGCCGGCGACGTTGGTCATGCGGTCCAGGGCCAGCACGAAGCGGGTCTGCAGGATGGGGTCGAAGTTGGGGTTTTCCACGAAGAGTTCCGCCTGTTCCGGGGAAACGCCCATGGCTTTGAGGCGTTCGCGGTTGGAGGCAAAGAGATCCTCGGGCGGGATGGAGACGTCCACGGCGCTTTGGGGGATGAGGTTGGCGTTGTTGATAAACGTCAGCGCCGCGCCGCCGGGGATGGCGGCCGAGGCGGCAAACGAGCCGAAGAAGCCGGCTCCGGCCAGCCGCTTGAGGGATTTTTGGAGCACCGGGTTGTCGGAGTAGGGATTGACGGCAAAGGCCTTGGCGTATTCGCGCTTGGCCCGGTTGTAGCCGAGCAGTTCGCCCACGGTCCCGTCATCGCCGGTGGGACGGTCGCTTTTGGTGGTGGCCCGGGAGAAGGATTTGCCGACGTTGGACAGACTGTCGGCTGGGTGGACGATGAGGTTGAAGGCCCCGGTGACGGCTCCGGCGGCGGACTTGGCCACGGATTTGCCGATTTCGGCCCCGGCGTTGACCTGGTCCATGGCGGCGGCGGCGTTGAGTTCCTGGATGGTGGCGTAGAGCTTGGCCGTGGATTCCACGCGCAGGTCGCCGGATTTGGGCGTGTGGATGATATAGGTGTTGATGTAGCCGTCGTTGACCACCTTGTCGTCCACGCTGTGGTTGGGGCCGACCAGCACGGGATCGGGGAGCAGGGCGGCGGCGGACAGGGTGGGGGGATTTTCCGTGGCCTCGGCCGGGGTCGGTTTGGCGGCTGTCGCGGCCAGGGGCCAAAGGCAGGTCGTGGCCGCGACGAGGGCGGCGGCGAGCAGGCGGCGATGGAACATGCGGGACTCCTTGGCGATGGGATGGGTCGAGCATACCCGGGGCCAGGGCATTTGTCATGGTTGGCTTTACAGTTTCCCGGTCCGGTATTAGTTGTCGCGCGGAAGTCAAAGGAGGCTTGCCGTGGAGATCATCAAGGAACCCTCGGCCCTACGGGAGCTTGCCGGACAGTGGACGCGCCAGGGCCGCAGCGTCGGCTTCGTGCCCACCATGGGCTATCTGCACGCCGGCCACGAAAGCCTCATGCGTCTGGCCCGGCAGCGGGCCGAGACGGTGGTGGCCAGCGTTTTCGTCAACCCCACCCAGTTCGGGCCGGGCGAAGACCTCGACGCCTATCCGCGCGATCTGAAGCGTGACGCCGCCTTGGCCGAGGCGGCCGGGGTGGACGTGCTTTTTGCGCCCAGTCCCGAAGCCATGTACGAGCCGGCGGCGGCCACGTGGGTGGAAGTGCCGACCCTGGCCCGGCATCTGTGCGGCGCGTCGCGGCCGACCCATTTTCGGGGCGTGTGCACGGTGGTGGCCAAGCTTTTTTTGCTGGTGCGCCCAACAGTGGCGGTCTTTGGGCAAAAGGACTGGCAGCAATTGGCGATTCTCCGGCGCATGAACGCGGACTTGGGCTTTGGCGTGGAGATCGTGGGCGGCCCCATCGTACGCGAGGCCGACGGGCTGGCCCTGTCTTCGCGCAACGTGCGGCTGACACCTGAAGAACGGGAGCAGGCCCCGGGCATCAATGCCGGCCTGGCCCTGGCCGAAGCCATGGTCCGGGCCGGCGAGGCTGAGGCCGGCCGCATCCTGGACGCGGTGCGGGCGCACTATGCGGCCCATGTACCGCTGGGGGAGATCGACTATCTGTCCTGCGTCGATCCGGACAGCCTGGAGGCGGTGGAAGCCATTGATCGGTCGGCGCTTTTTGCGGCGGCGGTGCGGTTTAGCGCCGTGCGGCTCATCGACAACCGTTTGGCCACGGATTTGCCGCGTTAACGTCATGGCGTACCGGGTTGCTTTTTTGCGTTTCCAGGGGTAGGGACTCGAATTTCAGTTTCCAACGAAGTAGACATATTGCATTGGAGCTGACGTCGCCAGCATAGAGGCGGCCGGCTCAAGGAGGATATCCCGTATGATCAACGCCAAGGGCCGGTATCTTTTCAGCTCGGAATCCGTGACTGAGGGCCATCCGGACAAGGTCGCCGACCAGATTTCCGACGGCATTCTCGACGCCATCCTGGCCCAGGATCCCGACGCCCACGTGGCCTGCGAAACTCTGGTCACCACCGGTCTGGCTTTCATCGCCGGCGAGATCACCACCAAGGCCTACGCCGACTTCCCGTCCATCGTGCGCGAGACGGTCAAGGAAATCGGCTACAACAGTTCCACCATGGGCTTTGACTGGGAAACCTGCGCCGTCATCTCCTCGGTGGACAAGCAGTCCGTGGACATCGCCCAGGGCGTGTCGCGCACCAAGCCCGAGGACCAGGGCGCCGGCGACCAGGGCATGATGTTCGGCTTTGCCTGCGACGAGACCGAGACGCTGATGCCCGCGCCCATCTACTGGGCGCACAAGCTGTCGCGCCGGTTGACCGAGGTGCGCAAGTCCGGGGTGCTTGATTTCCTGCGCCCCGACGGCAAGACCCAGGTGGCCGTGGAATACGTCGACGGCAAACCCGTGCGCATCGACAACGTGGTGGTGGCCAGCCAGCACGCCGAGAACATCTCCCACGCCGACCTGTGCGACGCGGTGAAAAAAGAAGTCATCTTCCACACCCTGCCCGAGTCGCTGGTGGACAAGAACACCAAGATCTACATCAACACCACCGGCCGGTTCGTCATCGGCGGCCCCATGGGCGACTGCGGCCTGACCGGGCGCAAGATCATCCAGGACACCTACGGCGGCATGGGCAACCATGGCGGCGGCGCGTTCTCGGGCAAGGATCCCTCCAAGGTGGACCGCTCGGGCGCCTACATGGCCCGGTATGTGGCGAAAAACATGGTGGCCAGCGGCGCTTGCAAGCGTTGCGAGGTTCAGATCGCCTATTGCATCGGCGTGGCCGAGCCGCTGTCGGTGCTGGTGACCTCCATGGGCTCCAGCGACATTCCGGACGAGGCCCTGACCAAGGCCGTGCGCGAGGTCTTCGACCTGCGCCCCTACTACATCTCCAAGCGCCTGGACCTCAAACGGCCCATCTACAAGCCGACGTCCTGCTACGGCCACTTCGGCCGTGAGCAGGCCGGGTTCACCTGGGAAGTGACCGACGCCGCGGCCGATCTGCGCACGGCGCTGAAGATCTAGCGACCATCCCGGCGCGGGCCGTCTTTCGGCGGCCCGCGTTTTTTGGAGAAGGCGAAATGCTGCGCCGGTTGTCCGAGAGCGTGGAGCGGTACATGGCCGCCCAGGAAGCGTCGGCCCGGCGTAATTTTGTCGAGGTCTGCCGGCGCTGGGCCGAGATCGTGGGGCCGGAGACGGCGGAATTGCTGCGTCCCCTGGGGCATAAGCGGCGAGACCTGTACCTGGGCGCGGACGATCCGGTGGCGCTGCAGGAGATGGTTTTCGCGGCTCCGGAGATTTTATCGCTGGTCAATGCGGCTTTGGGCCACGAAGCCTTTGACAAGGTGCGGTTCGATCTGCTAGGAGGCCGGGTTCCTTTGGATGCGTTGCGGGCGATCCCGCCGCGTTTTTCCACGCCCGCCGAGGTACGGCCCGAAGGGCTGGGCGGGCTTGTAGGGAAGCTTGATCCGAACTCGCCGGTCGGACGCTGTTACGCCAAGTATGTGGCGTACTTTGAATCCGGTCCGGGTTCCGATTCGGGCGGGCGACGCAAGGCGCGCCGCGCGAAGCGGGGCTAGGCGAACCGACAAGGCGAGATATCATTTTTTTGGAGGCGAACATGAGCGAAGGGTTGCAGCTTGATCTGAAGAAGCCCCTGGACAAGATGACGGCCAAGGAACTGCGCGAGCTGGTGCTCAAGCAGATCCCGCAGGTGACCGGCGCTTCTGGCCTGGGCAAGGACGAACTTCTGGTGCAGATCAAGGAAGTTCTGGGCATTGGCGGCGAGGACGGACCGAAAGTTTCTCCGTACAAGACGAAGATTCTGTCGATGAAGAGCAAGATGCGTTCGCTGCGTACGGCTCGCACCGAGGTTGCTGGGGACGGTTCCCGTAAGCAGAAGGAGATTCTGCGCCGTCAGATCAACAAGCTCAAAAAGCGCACCCGTCGTCTGGCCAAGGCCTAGGGTTCGTCGAGAAAGTTTGAAAAAAGTTCTTGACGGGGAGCTGGGACCGGAGTAAAACACTGCTTCTTGGCTGCTGGGGGATCGTCTAGCGGCAGGACTGTGGACTCTGACTCCACCAACCTAGGTTCGAATCCTAGTCCCCCAGCCAAGAAAACGAAACGTCCCCATCGTCTAGCCTGGTCCAGGACATCGGCCTTTCACGCCGGTAACAGGGGTTCAAATCCCCTTGGGGACGCCAAGCAAATTCAAGGCGTCAAGCTCCCGCGATAGCGGGGTCTTGACGCCTTTCCTTTTTTCTTCCCGCTCTTTCGACATGTCCCTCCGGCCCGTGGCTGTGCTGCTGCACACCACGGGTTTTCTTGTTGTTGAACCCCACCCCTCGCTATGGCCGTCCCGCAAGGGCGGGACGGCCGGGATTTGGGCCGAGTCGTCCGGCAAGCTCGCGGAGAGCATTTCCGCCTTGTCTTGCTTCGGCCGAGTCCCAGCCGATCTCGGCGCGTCCATCGGCGCGCCATGTGCGGGCGTCAGCCACGCTAACATGGCTCCCCTCGTTCAATCATCCAAAAAGCAAACCATGCAAAGGCCGCTCCGGGATTCCATGATCCCAGAAAGGCCTTCAGGAGGCCGTATGGTGGCCAGCTTGGCGCATACCCGCAGCATTGATGAGCACAACGCTTGGATTCTGACCAATGCCAAGCCCTACACCAGCACCGTGGAAAGCCTTGCCCGGGAGTGTGGACAGTCCGTCCAGGGGTTGAAGGCTCACCTTCGCGAGCTGGAGGACAAGAAATTGATCTCGGTGACTTGGCATCTTGATGGCCGGGTCACCTTTATCCTGCTTCCCATTGGCTCGGGCGCTTCTCGCCCTAAGGACCGTCAAAGCCCGAGAAAGACCAAGGGATTTCGCAGCAAGAGGAAAAGATGATGAGCCTGGCTGCTGGAGCCTGTGGCTTTCTCTCGTGGAACCTTCACAAGGCGAAACCTCCCCGTGCAGGGGCGGTCGGTCGGGCGTGGTGTCCCGGCCCTGATGAGCCAGCCGCTCGGTCAACCTTGTCCACGGAGAACTGCCGTTGACGTAAACCAGTAGGCCGAAAAAGGCGAAACCCGTTGGCTGCAACCAACGGGTTTCAAAGGCAGCCGGTGTTGCCACCGGGCCGCAAAGGCACCGAATGGCAATACTCTTATCCTAAGTGATGAAGCACCGTCAAGGTTGCGCTGCTTGGTTATTGCCTTTTTCGGGCCTTGTTTAAGGCACCGAAATCATGGAAGTTTGTGGAATTATTCTGGCAAATGGACTCGTTGTTCCAAGTTTTTTTGAAAAACTCGAAAAGCAAGAGATCTCCTTGGGAGCCAGATGCACGTATGGCGTGCTGGCCCAGGTTTCAGGGAAGTCGGATCACTGCTGGCCGTCGCAAAAGTATTTAGCGGAACGCCTCGGCGTCAGCATCCGCACAATCCAGAAGTACCTGAAAGAACTGGTACGGTTAGGCTTTATCGCCATCCTCAGCGGGCACGACGGCGAGACCAATACCTATCAACTGCTGCCGCATCCGTTGGTCCTTTGCGAGCTGGAGAGCCGCGCGGCCCGCGTCTCCTCCACGCCCGCCACCCCTGAAAAATCTTCAGGGGGCCATGGCGAAAATATTGCGCCCGTATTTAAGAAAGAAGAAAAGAATACCCCCCTTACCCCCCAACGGGGGGGAGAGGGGGCGCGATCCGCTCGCTCCCCTGCCTGGAAGCCGGAGGCGATTGCGGCCTTTGATCGCGTGTGGGCCGTCTGGCCCGTTCAGGAAGCCCGCAAGGCGGCTCTGCGTTGGTGGATGCGCTTGTGGCGACTGCGCAGCTTGCCCACCCTCGAAAGCATCCTGGCTTCCGTCAGGGCGCACATGGCTCAAAATCCCAGGTGGAAACGCGGATTTGTCCCCTTTCTGGTGACTTGGCTCAAGGGGCGACGCTGGGAAGATGCAGCCCCGGTTCAACCGGCTCTTTCCGAATCGAAAGTCCTCTCCACTCCTGACGAATCAGCCTCGGCCAAGATCGGGTCAAAGACTGTTGGACTCCAAGGAGGAAAAGGCGAGGCAGCCACCTCGAACGCAGCCTGTTCGCCTGTCCCTGCTGGAGTTTGGCAGCAGCTCGATGCCGTTTTGGGTGTCTGGCCAGGGGAACTGACCGAAGCCCAGCTTTCCCACGTGCGAGGC
It contains:
- a CDS encoding SAM hydrolase/SAM-dependent halogenase family protein, coding for MQRAPLIALLTDFGLSDPYVGQMKAVLACAAPWATLLDVSHGVAMGDVAQASFFLAATLPWLPPGSVVAAVVDPGVGTARRIIAAELDGRFVLAPDNGLLTLALARAETVRAFDATPHLAPASATFHGRDVFAPLAARLAAGDAVEQLGPLLPREGLVALPGLSAERRGEAVSSRVLSVDVFGNVVTSCDVERFGDFRLARLIAPVGRELVRAATYGELSSGAVGFLAGSQGYLELAVRDGSAAAALGLSRGDFLEFWLPEGGA
- a CDS encoding MotE family protein, which produces MGEKFVAACERLAGRIAPRATKVLGVFVMLAAIKLGILVFMGLDMLLPDPPAPVVTAPRLPVAPLPGPLAGPAPVLAQQNPLPPATVPPSPTPPAPTPGSPDVNALLKRQDELDQREQSLKTLEAELNNRMTKLKDMETNLKAMLEEAKGVKDQKLKHLIDVYSNMNAKQAAKVLETLDNAIAVKILAGMRGRQAGDVLNNMEAKKAAGLTEMLTSMQLPPQAE
- the truA gene encoding tRNA pseudouridine(38-40) synthase TruA, which produces MARLRLTLAYDGTDFAGWQIQAAGGGRTVQGCLEEALATLCGRAVRVHGAGRTDSGVHALAQVAHVDVPEHRAGLPWGKALTALLPKDVAVTEARLVAPDFHSRFDATGKEYRYTLWTRPGHVLPWRRPYVWDVGRYGALDVAAMEACAGLFVGEHDFAAFQNAGTDVHSTVRRVWDVSRLAGTGPDETVWRFHGEGFLKQMVRNLMGALVAVGRGKATPEDVAALLAAGDRRRAPGTAPAQGLCLHAVEYGAPGLGDKPAEPAGSTP
- the metK gene encoding methionine adenosyltransferase — encoded protein: MINAKGRYLFSSESVTEGHPDKVADQISDGILDAILAQDPDAHVACETLVTTGLAFIAGEITTKAYADFPSIVRETVKEIGYNSSTMGFDWETCAVISSVDKQSVDIAQGVSRTKPEDQGAGDQGMMFGFACDETETLMPAPIYWAHKLSRRLTEVRKSGVLDFLRPDGKTQVAVEYVDGKPVRIDNVVVASQHAENISHADLCDAVKKEVIFHTLPESLVDKNTKIYINTTGRFVIGGPMGDCGLTGRKIIQDTYGGMGNHGGGAFSGKDPSKVDRSGAYMARYVAKNMVASGACKRCEVQIAYCIGVAEPLSVLVTSMGSSDIPDEALTKAVREVFDLRPYYISKRLDLKRPIYKPTSCYGHFGREQAGFTWEVTDAAADLRTALKI
- a CDS encoding DUF721 domain-containing protein, with the protein product MLRRLSESVERYMAAQEASARRNFVEVCRRWAEIVGPETAELLRPLGHKRRDLYLGADDPVALQEMVFAAPEILSLVNAALGHEAFDKVRFDLLGGRVPLDALRAIPPRFSTPAEVRPEGLGGLVGKLDPNSPVGRCYAKYVAYFESGPGSDSGGRRKARRAKRG
- a CDS encoding adenosylcobinamide-GDP ribazoletransferase — its product is MWRHYLAALGFLTRLGPAVRDPDMAACVPCFPLVGATLGLVLAVPLALGFFGGHPLAGAFAYAVGNLALTRGLHLDGFADVADAWGSFTRGERFFAIMKDSRIGAFGGMAIAVALVGQTALGAELLGAGKVWLLAAAPVAGRGLAVALMGCCRDLGRPGLGSLCLPGATNRVTVCCIAFGLAALWAAGGLWAAAWGAALCGVVLWRLTALAREQGGINGDFLGAAIVAGELCALAGGLL
- the panC gene encoding pantoate--beta-alanine ligase → MEIIKEPSALRELAGQWTRQGRSVGFVPTMGYLHAGHESLMRLARQRAETVVASVFVNPTQFGPGEDLDAYPRDLKRDAALAEAAGVDVLFAPSPEAMYEPAAATWVEVPTLARHLCGASRPTHFRGVCTVVAKLFLLVRPTVAVFGQKDWQQLAILRRMNADLGFGVEIVGGPIVREADGLALSSRNVRLTPEEREQAPGINAGLALAEAMVRAGEAEAGRILDAVRAHYAAHVPLGEIDYLSCVDPDSLEAVEAIDRSALFAAAVRFSAVRLIDNRLATDLPR
- a CDS encoding helix-turn-helix domain-containing protein, whose protein sequence is MEVCGIILANGLVVPSFFEKLEKQEISLGARCTYGVLAQVSGKSDHCWPSQKYLAERLGVSIRTIQKYLKELVRLGFIAILSGHDGETNTYQLLPHPLVLCELESRAARVSSTPATPEKSSGGHGENIAPVFKKEEKNTPLTPQRGGEGARSARSPAWKPEAIAAFDRVWAVWPVQEARKAALRWWMRLWRLRSLPTLESILASVRAHMAQNPRWKRGFVPFLVTWLKGRRWEDAAPVQPALSESKVLSTPDESASAKIGSKTVGLQGGKGEAATSNAACSPVPAGVWQQLDAVLGVWPGELTEAQLSHVRGTWRYLYSQGQLPAQETLLQIARAATNNFSRWLHVFQQRQNSKSQEICAASWCCTY
- the fliJ gene encoding flagellar export protein FliJ, which produces MAKPFRFNLERVLDIRGQLEERAKMELGKASAACTAKQREIDRIINEKNAREASMSQKAVVTPEELWLWQAYRKRLVADIQTGQVKLAELEEVRERCRRTLVTRSKDKKLLEKLKSNKAERHAQQEKLAEQNENDDMASIRYQPPVY